Sequence from the Pseudomonas sp. 7SR1 genome:
TTGCTGGTGGGCATCATCATGGTCTTGCTGTTCGGCTTCCACGCCATTCGCAGCAAGCTGGCCGAAGGCAGCAAGAGTGCCGTTGGCGGCGCATTGCTCGCGGCCATGAACACCGCCTCGGAATACGGTTTCGGCGCCGTCATCGCCTCGCTGCCCGGCTTCCTGGTGCTGGCCGACTGGCTCAAGAACATCCCCAACCCGCTGGTCAACGAAGCCGTGACCGTGACGCTGCTGGCGGGTATCACCGGTTCCGCGTCGGGTGGCATGAGCATCGCCCTGGCGGCCATGTCCGAGACCTTCATCAGCGCCGCCAATGCCGCCAACATTCCCCTGGAAGTGCTGCACCGGGTGGCATCCATGGCCAGCGGCGGCATGGACACCCTGCCCCACAATGGCGCGGTGATCACCCTGCTGGCGGTGACCGGCCTGACGCACCGTGAGGCCTACAAGGATATTTTCTGCATTACGCTGATCAAGACCCTCGCGGTGTTCTTCGTGATCGGCGTGTTCTACGCCACTGGTATTGTGTGAGGTCAACCATGACAACCCCTCTTTCGGGCAAGACCGCCCTGGTCACCGGCTCCACCAGCGGCATCGGCCTGGGCATTGCCTTGAGCCTGGCCAAGGCCGGCGCCAACCTCATCCTCAACGGTTTCGGCGATGCCTCGGCGGTGGTCGCTGAAGTCCGCAAGGCCGGCGTCAAGGTCGGCCATCATCCGGCGGATGTCAGCGACCCGGCCCAGATCGCCGACATGCTCGCCTACGCCGAGCGCGAGTTCGGCGGCGTGGACATCCTGGTGAACAACGCCGGTATCCAGCACGTGGCCGCCGTCGAAGATTTTCCCGTGGAACGCTGGGACTCGATCATCGCCATCAACCTCTCGTCGGTGTTCCATGCCACTCGCCTGAGCCTGCCCGGCATGCGCGCCAAGGGCTGGGGGCGGATCGTCAACATCGCCTCGGTCCATGGCCAGGTCGGCTCGGTGGGCAAGGCGGCGTATGTCGCGGCCAAGCATGGAGTGATCGGCCTGACCAAGGTGGTCGGCCTGGAAACCGCCACCAGCAACGTGACCTGCAACGCTATCTGCCCAGGCTGGGTGCTGACGCCCCTGGTGCAGAAGCAGATCGACGATCGCATTGCCTCGGGTATCGACCCGCAACAGGCCCAGCATGACTTGCTGGCCGAAAAGCAGCCGTCCCTGGAGTTCGTCACGCCGCCGCAACTGGGAGAACTGGTGCTGTTCCTCTGCAGCGAGGCCGGTAGCCAGGTGCGGGGGGCGGCGTGGAATATCGACGGTGGATGGTTGGCTCAGTAAGGTTATTTGCCCTTGTGTAGCGAGGCGATTATCCCCTCGCCGCAGAGCCGCCCTCTCACCACAGGATCGGTCGCTCTATAGTTTGTGTATGCATAAGAAAACAAGAGGCTCTCCCATGTCCGACATCCTCTGGCAACCCAGCCCCGAACGCATCGCCCAGTCGCGCATGAACGCCTTTCGTCTGTTCGTCAACGGACGGCATCACCTGCAACTCGACGATTATCCAGCCCTGCACGCCTGGAGCATCGATCAGCGCGAGGCCTTCTGGCAGGCCATCGTCGATTTCTTCGAGATCCACTTTCACCACCCGCCCACCGCCGTGCTGGTGGAAGGCCCGAAAATGCCCAGCGCCCGGTGGTTTCCTGGCGCGACGCTGAACTTCGCCGAACACCTGCTGCGCCGTCGGGACCCGAGCGTGGCCGTGGTGGCCATCGATGAGCGCGGCGACCAGGAGCGACTGACCTGGGCCGAACTCGCCGCTCACGTCGCCGGCCTGCAAAGAAGCCTGCAGGCTGCCGGTGTCTGCCAGGGAGACCGGGTCGCCGCCTGCATGCCCAACACCTGGCAGACCCTGGTGGGCATGCTCGCCACCACCAGCTTGGGGGCGATCTGGTCCTGCTCGTCACCGGACTTCGGTACCCAGGGCGTCATCGACCGCTTCGGCCAGATCGAGCCCAAGGTGCTCATCACCTGCGCCGGTTATCGCTACGCCGCAAAGACCATCGACCAGCGGCCCAAGGTCAACGAAATCCTCGAACGGCTGCCCTCGTTGCGGCAATTGATCGTGCTGCCCTATGCTACGCCGGACACCCGCGTCGCCGACTTCAGGACCCAGGCCAGCGTCGCGCTGTGGGACGATTTCTACCGGCCCGGCGGCGACCCGGTGTTCGTCAGCGTGCCGTTCGACCATCCGCTGTACATCCTCTACTCCAGCGGCACCACCGGCGTCCCCAAGTGCATCGTCCACGGCACCGGCGGCGTACTGTTGCAACACATGAAGGAGCATGGCCTGCATGTCGACCTCGGTCCCGAGGATCGCCTGTTCTACTACACCACCTGCGGCTGGATGATGTGGAACTGGCTGGTGTCCGCCCTCGCCGTCGGCAGCACGGTGGTGCTCTACGACGGCTCGCCGTTTCACCCCGGCCCCGAACGATTGCCGGACCTCATCGACCAGCAACGCATCAGCGTGTTCGGCACCAGCCCCAAGTTCCTGGCCGCGCTGGAGAACCAGGGCCTGGCCCCCCGGCGCAGCCACGACCTGGGCAGCCTGAAAACCATTCTCTCCACGGGCTCGGCACTGGCGCCTCACAGCTACGACTATGTGTACCGCGACTTCAAGACCGATGTCTGCCTGGCCTCGATGTCCGGCGGCACCGACATCGTGTCGTGCTTCGTCAATGGCAACCCGCTGGCACCGGTGCGCCGGGGCGAGATGCAGGGCAAGAGCCTGGGCATGGCGGTGCAGGTCTGGAACGAGACGGCAAGCCCCGTGATCGGAGAAAAAGGCGAGCTGGTGTGCACCCGGCATTTCCCGGCGATGCCCATCGGTCTGTGGAACGATCCCCGACAGGAAAAACTGCGGGCGTCCTACTTCGCCCAGTTTCCCGGCGTGTGGTCCCAGGGGGATTACGCCGAAGAACTGCCCCACGGTGGCTGGCTGATCCACGGGCGCTCGGACGCGGTGCTCAACCCTGGCGGCGTGCGCATCGGCACTGCGGAGATCTATCGGCAGGTGGAAAAAGTCGAGCAGGTACTGGACAGCGTTGCCATCGGCCAGCAATGGCAAGGCGACGTGCGGGTGGTGCTGTTCGTGCGCTTGCGCGACGGTGTCCAGCTCGATGAACCTCTGGAACAACGGATCCGCCAGGTCATCCGCGCCAACACCACGCCACGCCATGTCCCGGCGAAGATCCTGGCGGTCAGCGACATTCCCCGGACCATCAGCGGCAAGGTGGTCGAGCTGGCAGTGCGCAATGTGGTGCATGGCGAGGCGGTGAAGAACACCGATGCACTGGCCAATCCCGAGGCCCTTGAGCAGTTTCGTGACCGACCGGAGCTTGCGAGCTGATCGTCAGGGTCTCATCGCGAGCAAGCTCGCTTCCACAGGGGGGCTGCCAGTCACTGGAGATCCACTGTGGGAGCGAGCTTGCTCGCGACGAACGATAACCCGATCAATCCATAAGCCCCCATTCACCCGCCGCCGGATCAGCCGGTGGCGTGGAGCCCGACTCGGCATGCAATTTCAGACGCAACCGCAGATTGTTCGCCGAGTCGGCATTCTTCAAGGCTTCTTCCTCATCGATTGCCCCTTCGACCACCAGGTTGAACAGCGCCTGGTCGAACGTCTGCATCCCCAGTTCTTCCGACTTTTCCATGATGGCCTTGAGCTCCCCCAGTTCGTTGCGCCGGATCAGGTCGGCCACCGTGGGCGAACCCAGCATGACCTCCACCGCTGCCCGCCGTTGCCCGGCGCGGGTACGCACCAGGCGCTGGGAAACGAACGCCTGGAGGTTGTTGCCCAAGTCGTTCAATAACTGCGGCCGGCGCTCTTCCGGAAAGAAATTGATCACCCGGTCCAGGGCCTGGTTGGCGTTGTGGGCATGCAGCGTGGATATCACCAGGTGCCCGGTATCGGCGAAGGCCAGGGCATGTTCCATGGTTTCCCGGTCACGGATCTCGCCGATCAGCACCACGTCCGGTGCCTGGCGCAAGGTGTTCTTGAGGGCTGCGTGAAAGCTGCGGGTGTCGACACCGACTTCACGTTGATTGATGATCGACTTCTTGTGGCGATGGATATACTCCACCGGATCTTCGATCGTGATGATATGGCCGCTGCTGTTGCGATTGCGGTAATCGATCAAGGCCGCCAGGGACGTGGACTTGCCTGACCCCGTCGCACCGACGAACAGCATCAGGCCCTGCTTCTGCATGATGGTGTCCAGCAGCACACGGGGCAACTTCAGGTCTTCGAAGCGCGGGATATCCAGCTTGACGTTGCGTATCACCATCGACACGTCATTGCGCTGCTTGAAGATATTGACCCGGAACCGCCCGACACCGGCCAGGGAAATCGCCAGGTTCATTTCCAGTTCCCGATCGAACTCAAGGCGCTGTTCGGCGTCCATCAAAGACTCGGCGAGACTGGCGATATCGCCGACCTTGAATGGCTGGTTGCCTAATGGCTTGAGCACGCCCTCGAATTTGGCGCAAGGCGGCGCGCCGGTGGACAAGTAGAGATCGGAGCCATCCTGGCTCGCCAGGATTCGCAACAAGGGATCGATTTCCATGGACTGAAACTTCCGCGAGACATCAATGAGACAAGTTGACCCGAACCTGCAATCTTTCAGACCAACCCGCGCTTTCCTTTTTCAGAGAATAGTCGACGCGGCACCACACCCAGGGATTGCATGATGAACGCAACACCCGTCGGCAGCGGTACGCAGCATCTGCTCGCCCGGATGGACTGGGCCTCGACCCCGCTGGGCAGTACCCAGACCTGGCCCCGGAGCCTGTGCACCGCCGTGGACATCGTGCTCCACTCCCCCATGCCGATGAGCCTGTTGTGGGGGCCGCAACGGGTGCAGATCTACAACGATGCATTTTCCCGGCTGGCCGGTGACAAGCATCCCCAGGCCTTCGGCCAGCCGACCCATGCGGCATGGCCTGAACTGCGAAGCGTGACCGAACCGATTTACCACGGCGTGTCACAAGGCCGCACGCACACCTGCCGCGACCAGCATTGGCGCCTGCCCTTCGCCGGCCGCCTGTGCGACCTGTGGCTGGACATGACCTACAGCCCCGTACACGACGAAAGCGGCGCCGTGGCGGGAATCCTGGTGACTGCCATCGAGACCAGTGAGCGACGCCGCCTGGCTCTGGAATTCGAGCGGCGTTCGCAGGCCAGCCTCAAGGCCCAGCAGGAAAGCGAAGAGCGCCTGCAACTGGCGTTGGCCGCAGCCGACGCGCTGGGGACCTGGGA
This genomic interval carries:
- a CDS encoding acetoacetate--CoA ligase, with the protein product MSDILWQPSPERIAQSRMNAFRLFVNGRHHLQLDDYPALHAWSIDQREAFWQAIVDFFEIHFHHPPTAVLVEGPKMPSARWFPGATLNFAEHLLRRRDPSVAVVAIDERGDQERLTWAELAAHVAGLQRSLQAAGVCQGDRVAACMPNTWQTLVGMLATTSLGAIWSCSSPDFGTQGVIDRFGQIEPKVLITCAGYRYAAKTIDQRPKVNEILERLPSLRQLIVLPYATPDTRVADFRTQASVALWDDFYRPGGDPVFVSVPFDHPLYILYSSGTTGVPKCIVHGTGGVLLQHMKEHGLHVDLGPEDRLFYYTTCGWMMWNWLVSALAVGSTVVLYDGSPFHPGPERLPDLIDQQRISVFGTSPKFLAALENQGLAPRRSHDLGSLKTILSTGSALAPHSYDYVYRDFKTDVCLASMSGGTDIVSCFVNGNPLAPVRRGEMQGKSLGMAVQVWNETASPVIGEKGELVCTRHFPAMPIGLWNDPRQEKLRASYFAQFPGVWSQGDYAEELPHGGWLIHGRSDAVLNPGGVRIGTAEIYRQVEKVEQVLDSVAIGQQWQGDVRVVLFVRLRDGVQLDEPLEQRIRQVIRANTTPRHVPAKILAVSDIPRTISGKVVELAVRNVVHGEAVKNTDALANPEALEQFRDRPELAS
- the hbdH gene encoding 3-hydroxybutyrate dehydrogenase, encoding MTTPLSGKTALVTGSTSGIGLGIALSLAKAGANLILNGFGDASAVVAEVRKAGVKVGHHPADVSDPAQIADMLAYAEREFGGVDILVNNAGIQHVAAVEDFPVERWDSIIAINLSSVFHATRLSLPGMRAKGWGRIVNIASVHGQVGSVGKAAYVAAKHGVIGLTKVVGLETATSNVTCNAICPGWVLTPLVQKQIDDRIASGIDPQQAQHDLLAEKQPSLEFVTPPQLGELVLFLCSEAGSQVRGAAWNIDGGWLAQ
- a CDS encoding PilT/PilU family type 4a pilus ATPase; this encodes MEIDPLLRILASQDGSDLYLSTGAPPCAKFEGVLKPLGNQPFKVGDIASLAESLMDAEQRLEFDRELEMNLAISLAGVGRFRVNIFKQRNDVSMVIRNVKLDIPRFEDLKLPRVLLDTIMQKQGLMLFVGATGSGKSTSLAALIDYRNRNSSGHIITIEDPVEYIHRHKKSIINQREVGVDTRSFHAALKNTLRQAPDVVLIGEIRDRETMEHALAFADTGHLVISTLHAHNANQALDRVINFFPEERRPQLLNDLGNNLQAFVSQRLVRTRAGQRRAAVEVMLGSPTVADLIRRNELGELKAIMEKSEELGMQTFDQALFNLVVEGAIDEEEALKNADSANNLRLRLKLHAESGSTPPADPAAGEWGLMD